The following are encoded in a window of Thermomicrobiales bacterium genomic DNA:
- a CDS encoding LacI family DNA-binding transcriptional regulator produces MAGRKRATVRDVAERAGVSTAVVSYVINDGPRPTSPEVRVRVRQAIEELDYHPNSAARGLRANRTHTIAFATHDFRPTESFFSTYLGVMLSAMTQELQDHGYYLLLFPLPIGDSHSALRQLLRERRVDGIAARFVTDPPATDSVLEVIRESRVPCVCVERPGDTRFGFPSVSYDDRAGARLAVEHFLAQGHTRIAHIHGDLRYSSAQRRLEAYLSTLQDHGISPDPQLIVGSPWSTRDANLATHSLLQLDQAPTAIFAASDELAIGAVQAIEHSGRSVPGDVAVIGFDDVSLSSEMTPRLSTVRLPLGEMGRRVAQMLTMPNAGEGPADEVSLPVELLLRETT; encoded by the coding sequence TTGGCAGGGCGAAAGCGAGCCACAGTGCGGGATGTCGCCGAACGGGCCGGCGTCTCGACCGCGGTCGTTTCTTATGTCATCAACGACGGTCCGCGTCCCACTTCGCCAGAGGTGCGCGTGCGTGTCCGGCAGGCGATCGAGGAGCTCGACTACCACCCCAACAGCGCTGCACGGGGCTTACGTGCAAATCGCACCCATACAATTGCGTTCGCGACACACGACTTTCGCCCCACCGAGAGCTTTTTCTCGACCTATCTCGGTGTGATGCTCTCAGCCATGACGCAAGAGCTCCAGGACCACGGCTACTATCTCCTGCTATTTCCATTACCGATCGGGGATAGCCATTCTGCGCTACGACAACTCTTGCGGGAGAGACGTGTCGATGGCATTGCGGCAAGGTTCGTGACGGATCCCCCAGCAACTGACTCGGTGCTCGAGGTCATTCGCGAAAGTCGGGTACCCTGTGTTTGTGTCGAACGCCCTGGAGACACCAGATTCGGATTTCCGTCCGTGTCGTATGACGATCGTGCCGGCGCACGGTTGGCGGTCGAGCACTTCCTGGCCCAGGGGCATACCCGCATCGCCCATATTCACGGCGATCTGCGCTACTCCTCGGCTCAACGGAGACTCGAGGCATATCTGAGCACGTTGCAGGATCATGGAATCTCCCCGGACCCTCAGCTCATCGTTGGCTCTCCGTGGAGCACCCGCGACGCAAATCTCGCGACCCACTCGCTTCTCCAGCTCGACCAAGCACCGACCGCGATCTTTGCGGCGAGCGATGAACTGGCTATCGGCGCGGTGCAAGCAATCGAGCATTCCGGTCGGAGCGTTCCCGGCGATGTCGCGGTGATTGGGTTCGATGATGTATCGCTCTCCAGCGAAATGACACCGCGTCTGTCTACCGTGCGATTGCCTTTGGGGGAAATGGGGCGCCGAGTTGCCCAGATGCTCACGATGCCTAACGCCGGCGAGGGTCCCGCTGACGAAGTGTCATTGCCGGTCGAACTCCTGCTGCGTGAGACAACCTGA
- a CDS encoding sugar ABC transporter substrate-binding protein: MNRAKSSTLSLTATRRSLLRASALAGAGVTGMAMIGGRSSHSAAAQESVEISMMGWGSPLEQENVEKGLQVFQEANPDIAVEWIHVPDEYDTKLKTAIAGNTAPDVFWATNLQDFVAIGAVKDITELVSSDPILGAPDYFLQPQETERATVNGKWFGIGSCWVAPHIYYNTDLLAEAGVDPPSSDPAQAWTWDQFLEAGRLLTLDSEGRHPGDEGFDINNVRQWGVSWPTYFIALSAAIYSNGGYTYGTDYTSGWGMPESVAAIQQVADLQLVHQIAPVPAAFEQMGMDAWTALATGNVAIIIDGSWALQDISKLDFAFGCGVLPVLAEPATVMLAHCHVISADTDQPEASWSLLQYLSSNEYQLGLCQAGLWLPSHTSLLSEEGQAEWLTPDVHPEGYGQIASDYVLNYGKALFYPAGYTESDQLLQAALDPVWIGEQTAQEALVDSGVADQVSALLLEKQKLIEAV, encoded by the coding sequence ATGAATCGCGCCAAATCGAGCACTTTGAGTCTCACAGCGACCCGTCGATCACTCTTGCGAGCGTCCGCACTTGCCGGCGCCGGAGTGACTGGAATGGCCATGATCGGTGGCCGGTCTTCCCACTCGGCGGCGGCGCAGGAGTCGGTCGAGATCAGCATGATGGGTTGGGGTAGTCCACTGGAGCAAGAGAATGTCGAAAAGGGGCTCCAGGTTTTCCAGGAGGCCAATCCGGATATCGCGGTCGAGTGGATCCATGTTCCCGACGAGTACGACACCAAGCTCAAGACCGCCATTGCCGGCAACACAGCGCCGGATGTCTTTTGGGCCACGAACCTGCAGGACTTCGTTGCAATTGGTGCGGTCAAAGACATCACCGAACTGGTGAGCAGCGATCCGATCCTTGGCGCCCCTGATTACTTTCTGCAACCTCAGGAAACCGAGCGCGCCACGGTCAATGGCAAGTGGTTCGGTATTGGCTCGTGTTGGGTTGCGCCACACATCTACTACAACACCGATCTCCTGGCTGAGGCCGGAGTCGACCCGCCTTCCTCTGATCCGGCACAAGCCTGGACCTGGGATCAGTTCCTCGAAGCCGGTCGCTTGTTGACTCTCGACTCCGAGGGACGCCACCCAGGCGACGAAGGATTTGACATCAACAATGTCCGGCAATGGGGAGTGAGCTGGCCGACCTACTTCATCGCGCTTTCAGCAGCGATTTATTCGAACGGCGGCTACACCTATGGCACTGACTACACCTCTGGCTGGGGCATGCCAGAGTCGGTGGCTGCCATCCAGCAGGTCGCCGATCTGCAGCTTGTGCATCAGATCGCACCAGTCCCGGCCGCTTTTGAGCAGATGGGCATGGATGCATGGACAGCATTGGCCACGGGCAACGTCGCCATCATTATCGACGGTTCCTGGGCGTTGCAAGACATTTCAAAGCTCGATTTCGCGTTCGGCTGCGGTGTGCTGCCTGTGCTCGCAGAACCAGCTACGGTCATGTTGGCTCACTGCCATGTGATAAGCGCCGACACCGATCAGCCCGAAGCCTCGTGGAGTCTGCTGCAATACCTGTCGTCCAATGAGTATCAGCTCGGTCTCTGCCAGGCAGGGCTCTGGCTGCCGAGCCATACCAGCTTGCTCTCGGAGGAGGGGCAGGCCGAATGGCTCACTCCAGATGTGCACCCGGAAGGATATGGACAGATTGCGTCTGACTATGTGCTGAACTACGGGAAGGCGCTCTTCTATCCTGCGGGATACACCGAGTCTGACCAGCTCTTGCAAGCAGCGCTCGACCCGGTCTGGATTGGCGAACAGACCGCGCAAGAGGCTTTGGTCGATTCTGGTGTGGCCGATCAAGTCAGCGCGCTCTTGCTCGAGAAGCAAAAGCTGATCGAAGCGGTCTAG
- a CDS encoding sugar ABC transporter permease, with product MASLDSSVSAPVATSVAAGRRSGISLRRREALIGYVFILPAVLGFLLWTAGPMFYSLWMSFHTWDMRNPAEWVGLGNYREIWHDDLFWTSLRATFTYAILLVPLFQILSFATAMLLNTNVRGVKFFRSAFYLPVVIPAAAGAFLWGWIFNPEFGLLNFYLRKLGLPKILWFQEPRYAMTAMVIISLWGFGATMVIYLAALQGIPEHLYEAAELDGAGFFRRLGTVTIPMMSPVIFFNLVLGVIGALQVFTSAYIITQGGPQNSTRFYTLMIYDRAFDQFRMGYASALAWVLFFIILAISLLVFRSFGRMVYYEDEGK from the coding sequence ATGGCTTCTCTTGATTCGTCCGTTTCCGCGCCGGTCGCGACTTCGGTCGCGGCCGGGCGCCGTTCGGGTATCTCGCTTCGCCGCCGTGAGGCCCTTATCGGCTATGTCTTCATCCTGCCTGCCGTGCTGGGCTTCTTGCTCTGGACGGCTGGACCGATGTTCTATTCCCTTTGGATGAGTTTTCATACCTGGGACATGCGCAATCCCGCGGAGTGGGTGGGTCTCGGCAACTATCGGGAGATCTGGCACGACGATCTTTTCTGGACATCCCTTCGCGCGACGTTCACATACGCGATTTTGTTGGTCCCGCTCTTCCAGATTCTCAGCTTCGCCACTGCAATGCTGCTCAACACGAACGTGCGCGGAGTCAAGTTCTTCCGTTCGGCCTTCTATCTCCCGGTTGTCATTCCGGCCGCTGCTGGGGCATTTCTGTGGGGATGGATCTTCAACCCGGAGTTCGGTTTGCTGAACTTCTATTTGAGGAAGCTCGGCTTGCCGAAGATCCTCTGGTTCCAGGAACCGCGCTATGCCATGACCGCGATGGTGATCATCTCACTCTGGGGATTCGGAGCAACCATGGTGATCTACCTGGCTGCGCTGCAGGGAATTCCAGAACATCTCTACGAAGCTGCCGAACTCGACGGCGCTGGTTTCTTCCGCCGGCTCGGCACGGTCACGATTCCGATGATGTCCCCGGTGATTTTCTTCAATCTCGTGTTGGGCGTGATTGGCGCACTGCAGGTCTTCACTTCTGCCTACATCATCACCCAGGGCGGCCCGCAGAACTCGACCCGTTTCTACACACTGATGATCTACGATCGCGCCTTCGATCAATTCCGTATGGGCTACGCCTCCGCGTTGGCCTGGGTGCTCTTTTTCATCATTCTTGCGATCTCACTCCTCGTCTTCCGCTCGTTCGGCCGCATGGTCTACTACGAGGACGAGGGGAAATAG
- a CDS encoding carbohydrate ABC transporter permease: MSADSGAYISAGPSHRSKTVRHGVRNGLIYLVLIGVSLILLAPLFWMVSTALKGRKQIFTYPPEWLPDPAIWSNFSDSLSAYPFGRFATNTLIIAGFNIAGVLLTASMAAYAFARLRFPGRDVIFMILLSTLMLPFSVLMIPRYIEFRELGWLDSWLPLIVPNWFGGSVFFIFLLRQFFRTIPRDLSDAAKLDGASEFRNFLADRSAVVEAGAGSGGGVCLPRYLERLPRAPDLHHFDLEVHRVPGAFAFHG, from the coding sequence ATGAGTGCTGACTCGGGAGCCTACATCAGCGCGGGACCCTCGCATCGCTCCAAAACGGTCCGCCATGGGGTACGCAACGGTCTGATCTACCTGGTCTTGATCGGGGTGTCGTTGATCTTGCTTGCACCGCTCTTCTGGATGGTCAGCACCGCGTTGAAGGGCCGCAAACAGATCTTTACCTATCCGCCGGAGTGGCTGCCCGATCCAGCAATCTGGAGCAATTTCAGCGATTCACTCTCCGCCTATCCGTTCGGGCGGTTCGCGACCAACACGCTCATCATTGCGGGTTTCAATATTGCGGGTGTGCTGTTGACTGCCTCGATGGCAGCCTATGCCTTCGCACGGCTACGTTTTCCAGGGCGAGACGTCATCTTCATGATCCTGCTCTCCACGTTGATGCTCCCATTTTCCGTGCTGATGATCCCGCGGTACATCGAATTTCGCGAGCTTGGTTGGCTCGATTCGTGGCTCCCGCTCATCGTCCCGAACTGGTTCGGCGGTAGTGTCTTCTTCATCTTTCTGTTACGGCAGTTTTTCCGGACCATACCGCGTGACTTGAGCGATGCGGCCAAGCTGGATGGGGCCTCTGAGTTCCGGAACTTTTTGGCAGATCGTTCTGCCGTTGTCGAAGCCGGCGCTGGCAGTGGTGGCGGTGTTTGTCTTCCTCGATACCTGGAACGACTTCCTCGCGCCCCTGATTTACATCACTTCGACCTCGAAGTACACCGTGTCCCTGGGGCTTTCGCTTTTCATGGGTAA
- a CDS encoding glycoside hydrolase family 127 protein, with protein sequence MSDVRLSDPIWEPRRKLTSERTIPEQHALLESSQRLDNFRRGAGTLDGPFYGRYFNDSDVYKWLEAAAWALAMDYDAELDRLVDDVIAIVAAAQLPDGYLDNFYTVDQLEKRWTNLTVTHELYCAGHLFQAGVAHFRATGKTNLLDICCKFADLICDTFGPESEGKTPGTDGHEEVELALVELGRATGNQRYIDQALYFLDARGHGLVGGDEYHQDHVPFRDASEVVGHAVRQVYLTAGAADIYTEVGDDSIRAALDRLWDNMTHRRIYVSSGIGSRWDGEAFGRDLELGNERAYTESCAAIGSVMWNWRMLLITGDAKYPDLIETTLFNAMLPGISISGDLYFYQNPLSDDGHHRREPWFDCACCPPNIARTLAQLSGYFATTSPEGVWLHLYAQSDLDLVLDSGHSVKISLRTDYPWNGTIDITVDSAGEFSLFLRIPSWAHGATAKAAGSMVDNVSPGSYLEIRRMWTPGDKVEIDFPMAVRFLVSHPNLFENRGRTAVMRGPLLYCLEQAGNSGIDPRDARLPSSPHVSVEHRPDLLGGVTVLTTDVVLEPPSDAWSTQLYLSADCAPGRDAGEVRTVELIPYFVWANREAGPMEVWLRTE encoded by the coding sequence GTGAGCGACGTACGCCTCTCAGATCCCATCTGGGAGCCGCGCCGCAAGTTGACATCCGAACGCACTATTCCCGAACAGCATGCGCTCCTGGAGAGCAGCCAACGGCTGGACAACTTCCGGCGTGGGGCAGGAACGCTCGATGGTCCCTTCTATGGTCGCTACTTCAATGACTCCGACGTTTACAAATGGCTCGAGGCTGCTGCCTGGGCACTCGCGATGGACTACGATGCGGAGCTGGACAGGCTTGTGGACGACGTCATCGCGATTGTGGCGGCGGCCCAGTTGCCAGATGGCTACCTCGACAACTTCTACACCGTCGATCAGCTCGAAAAACGGTGGACCAATCTCACGGTTACTCACGAGCTCTATTGTGCCGGGCATCTCTTTCAGGCCGGGGTGGCCCATTTTCGAGCTACTGGCAAGACGAATCTGCTCGATATTTGCTGCAAGTTCGCGGACTTGATCTGCGACACGTTCGGTCCCGAATCCGAGGGCAAAACACCCGGCACCGATGGTCATGAAGAAGTCGAACTGGCGCTCGTCGAACTTGGCCGCGCTACAGGCAACCAGCGTTACATCGATCAAGCGCTCTACTTCCTGGATGCGCGCGGCCACGGTCTGGTCGGCGGAGATGAGTATCATCAGGACCACGTACCCTTTCGAGATGCCAGCGAGGTGGTTGGGCATGCCGTGCGGCAGGTCTATCTCACCGCTGGCGCCGCCGATATCTATACCGAGGTGGGCGACGATTCGATCAGGGCTGCCCTCGACCGTCTCTGGGACAACATGACGCATCGGCGCATCTATGTCAGCAGCGGTATTGGGTCGCGCTGGGATGGTGAGGCGTTCGGGCGCGATCTCGAACTTGGGAACGAGCGCGCGTACACAGAAAGCTGTGCGGCGATTGGCAGTGTGATGTGGAACTGGAGGATGCTCCTGATCACCGGCGACGCCAAGTATCCCGACTTGATCGAAACCACCCTGTTCAACGCTATGCTGCCGGGCATTTCTATCAGCGGCGATCTGTACTTCTATCAAAACCCGTTGTCCGACGATGGACATCACCGACGTGAACCTTGGTTCGATTGTGCCTGCTGCCCTCCGAACATCGCTCGCACTCTCGCCCAGCTCAGTGGATATTTCGCGACCACGTCTCCTGAGGGTGTCTGGCTTCACCTTTACGCCCAGTCGGACCTCGACCTCGTCCTCGATAGCGGCCATTCGGTCAAGATCTCTCTTCGAACTGACTATCCATGGAACGGCACAATCGACATAACAGTCGATAGCGCGGGGGAGTTCTCCCTTTTCTTGCGCATTCCATCTTGGGCGCATGGGGCGACCGCGAAAGCCGCCGGTTCGATGGTCGACAACGTCTCCCCCGGGTCCTATCTCGAGATTCGCCGCATGTGGACTCCGGGCGACAAGGTCGAAATCGACTTTCCTATGGCTGTCCGGTTCCTGGTTTCACATCCGAATCTGTTCGAGAATCGCGGACGAACCGCGGTCATGCGTGGACCACTGCTCTATTGTCTGGAACAGGCAGGCAATTCCGGTATCGATCCGCGTGATGCCAGGCTGCCGTCATCGCCGCACGTCTCTGTCGAGCACAGACCTGATCTGCTCGGTGGCGTTACGGTTCTCACGACGGATGTCGTCCTGGAGCCACCAAGTGACGCATGGAGCACGCAGCTCTACTTGTCTGCAGATTGTGCGCCTGGACGTGATGCAGGGGAGGTTCGCACGGTCGAGCTGATCCCGTACTTCGTTTGGGCGAACCGCGAGGCTGGCCCAATGGAGGTATGGCTGCGGACCGAGTAG
- a CDS encoding aldo/keto reductase, with protein MKYGTLSSVDKPVARVVQGTTVLDPADPAASFALLDAIFELGGTTFDTAQSYLQGDAERLLGRWMAERRNQDQVLVITKGCHHTPDRQRVTPFDLTADLHDSLARLGLERIDLYFLHRDNPDVPVEEIIGTLNAHITAGKIGAIGASNWTVERIQAANRSAREHGMEPFTASSPNYSLADQIASPWANTVSISGPGNASSRAWYRTTRMPVFAWSSLAHGFLSGQFRSDQRGEPANDFECFVLETYGSDDNFERLRRAEVLAEEKGVTVAQIALSFILEQQVDVYAITAGKNPQEFAANVAALDIALSRSELDWLDLLAYER; from the coding sequence ATGAAATATGGGACGCTGTCATCGGTCGACAAGCCGGTCGCGCGGGTCGTGCAGGGGACTACTGTGCTCGACCCTGCCGATCCTGCAGCGTCGTTTGCGCTGCTGGACGCCATCTTCGAGCTCGGTGGCACCACGTTCGATACCGCCCAGAGCTATCTCCAGGGTGATGCCGAACGCCTGCTTGGCCGATGGATGGCGGAGCGAAGAAATCAGGATCAGGTGCTGGTCATCACGAAGGGATGCCACCATACGCCTGACCGGCAACGTGTGACGCCGTTCGATCTCACCGCCGATCTGCATGATTCGCTGGCGCGGCTAGGGCTCGAACGGATCGATCTCTACTTCTTGCACCGGGACAACCCGGACGTGCCGGTGGAAGAGATCATCGGAACGCTCAACGCGCATATCACTGCCGGAAAGATCGGCGCGATTGGTGCCTCGAACTGGACGGTCGAGCGGATCCAGGCTGCAAACCGCTCTGCGCGCGAACACGGCATGGAACCGTTCACCGCCAGCAGTCCGAACTACAGCCTGGCCGACCAGATCGCATCCCCCTGGGCGAACACGGTCAGCATCAGCGGACCAGGCAACGCCTCGTCCCGTGCCTGGTATCGGACCACCCGAATGCCGGTCTTCGCCTGGTCGAGCCTCGCGCACGGTTTTCTTTCAGGCCAGTTCCGGAGTGACCAACGCGGCGAACCGGCCAACGACTTCGAATGCTTTGTGCTCGAGACGTATGGCTCGGATGACAACTTCGAGCGGTTGCGCCGCGCCGAAGTGCTGGCCGAAGAGAAGGGCGTCACCGTGGCGCAAATCGCGCTGTCGTTCATCCTCGAGCAACAGGTCGATGTCTACGCCATCACGGCAGGAAAGAACCCGCAAGAGTTTGCGGCAAATGTGGCCGCTCTCGATATCGCACTCAGCCGGTCCGAGCTCGACTGGCTCGACCTGCTCGCGTACGAACGCTAG
- a CDS encoding helicase HerA-like domain-containing protein: MVEPLLIAKSGAENVDLLPGMSNRHGVVCGATGTGKTVTIQAMCERFSEIGTPVFVADVKGDLAGLSQPGGGNEKVDQRLAEMAIPDYTPRGYPVVFWDIYGVQGHQVRTTVSEMGPVLLARLMQLNDTQAGVLQIVFAWADAQNYPLIDFKDLRALLGEVADNRKNILKDYGTVSVQSVGAIQRAVLTMEQQGVDKFFGEPGLDLSDFVKTDANGMGQVNVLAAATLYQSPIAYSTFLLWLLSELFESMPEVGDPDKPNLVFFFDEAHLLFEDTPKPLRDKIEQVVRLIRSKGVGVFFITQMPIDIPEVILGQLGNRVEHALRAYTPRDQKAIRAVAETFRTNPDLDVETAVTELQVGEALLSFLDDKGAPGVVQRALIIPPRSRVGAITDAERAAVMQASTYGLKYATAVDTMSAAEMIEAKHQQDEADAELAKKQAEIDELEAKRQAELEKESKKKTTTSHKRQQKSPFDDVIASASNQVGREIGRQLVRGLLGSIKRQTS; this comes from the coding sequence GTGGTCGAGCCGTTGTTGATTGCGAAATCGGGAGCCGAGAATGTCGACCTCTTGCCGGGCATGTCCAACCGGCATGGAGTCGTCTGCGGAGCAACCGGTACCGGCAAGACGGTCACAATCCAGGCCATGTGCGAGCGATTTTCGGAAATCGGCACCCCGGTCTTCGTGGCTGATGTCAAGGGCGATCTGGCGGGTCTCTCGCAACCGGGCGGCGGCAACGAGAAGGTCGATCAGCGGTTGGCCGAAATGGCCATTCCGGACTATACGCCCCGTGGCTACCCGGTCGTGTTCTGGGACATCTATGGGGTGCAAGGGCATCAGGTCCGCACCACGGTCTCTGAAATGGGCCCGGTCCTGCTGGCCCGTCTCATGCAGTTGAACGACACGCAAGCGGGTGTGCTGCAGATCGTCTTCGCCTGGGCCGATGCGCAGAACTATCCACTGATCGATTTCAAGGACCTGCGAGCGCTTCTGGGTGAAGTGGCGGACAACCGCAAGAATATTCTCAAGGACTACGGAACCGTTTCGGTGCAGTCGGTCGGCGCAATTCAGCGCGCTGTCCTGACGATGGAGCAGCAAGGCGTCGACAAGTTCTTTGGCGAACCGGGGCTCGATCTGAGCGATTTCGTCAAGACCGACGCGAACGGCATGGGGCAGGTCAACGTGCTTGCCGCCGCAACGCTCTACCAGTCGCCAATCGCCTATTCGACCTTTCTCCTTTGGCTCCTTTCGGAGCTGTTCGAGTCCATGCCTGAGGTTGGCGACCCGGACAAGCCGAATCTCGTCTTTTTCTTCGACGAGGCGCATTTGCTCTTCGAAGACACGCCGAAACCGTTGCGTGACAAGATCGAGCAAGTCGTACGACTGATTCGCTCGAAGGGCGTGGGCGTCTTCTTCATCACGCAGATGCCGATCGATATTCCCGAGGTCATCCTCGGGCAGCTTGGCAACCGTGTGGAGCACGCGTTGCGCGCCTATACCCCGCGCGACCAGAAAGCGATTCGCGCCGTTGCCGAGACGTTTCGCACGAACCCAGACCTGGATGTCGAAACCGCCGTCACGGAACTGCAGGTCGGCGAAGCGCTGCTTTCCTTCCTCGATGACAAAGGGGCTCCAGGTGTGGTGCAGCGTGCTTTGATCATTCCGCCGCGCAGTCGGGTCGGGGCGATCACAGACGCTGAACGAGCCGCGGTCATGCAGGCCTCTACCTACGGACTCAAGTACGCCACCGCGGTCGACACCATGTCTGCCGCCGAGATGATCGAGGCGAAACATCAGCAGGACGAGGCCGACGCCGAGCTGGCGAAGAAACAGGCCGAAATCGACGAACTGGAAGCGAAGCGACAGGCCGAACTGGAAAAAGAGTCCAAGAAGAAGACCACGACCTCGCATAAGCGGCAGCAGAAGAGCCCATTCGACGATGTCATTGCGTCGGCGTCGAATCAGGTGGGCCGTGAAATTGGACGCCAACTGGTCCGCGGTCTGCTGGGTAGTATCAAGCGCCAAACAAGTTGA
- a CDS encoding ATP-binding cassette domain-containing protein, which yields MLSVNAVTFDIDGIRILDDVTFSIPVGEKVGLVGANGSGKSTLLQLIAGRRKPTSGSIQFIGGGAIGYLPQVPFDTGNATVFDMLARGASGWTAARDAMGARWSSSPLRSEPQMTTWDATQEVSRHVRGCRRVGSRGAHRRNSRWVGAGIDLGRPAISPTERRTEDPRHAGSHC from the coding sequence ATGCTTTCAGTCAATGCAGTCACATTTGATATCGACGGCATTCGCATCCTGGACGACGTCACGTTCTCGATTCCGGTGGGTGAAAAGGTCGGGCTCGTCGGCGCCAATGGCTCCGGCAAGTCGACCCTGCTGCAACTCATTGCCGGGCGGCGAAAACCGACCTCCGGCTCGATCCAGTTCATTGGCGGCGGAGCGATCGGCTACCTGCCGCAAGTCCCGTTCGATACCGGCAACGCCACTGTGTTCGACATGCTGGCGCGTGGCGCGAGCGGATGGACCGCTGCCCGGGATGCCATGGGCGCGCGTTGGAGCAGCTCTCCGCTGAGAAGCGAGCCTCAAATGACCACATGGGACGCTACGCAGGAAGTCAGTCGACACGTTCGAGGCTGCCGGCGGGTGGGCAGTCGAGGCGCGCATCGCCGCAATTCGAGATGGGTTGGGGCTGGGATCGATCTCGGACGCCCAGCCATTTCTCCAACTGAGCGGCGGACAGAAGACCCGCGTCATGCTGGGAGCCATTGCTGA
- a CDS encoding ATP-binding cassette domain-containing protein, translating to MLISEPSLILLDEPTNYLDLPALEWLESFVLRSPVSMLVVSHDRRFLDTTVTRILELDDRTHTLRSFPGNYSFYAHERARERRQHEMAYQDQQDAIARTEAAIRKLDQAASGIEQETIHFHYRKVAKGIARRATVQKHRLERDLASEDHLERPENDKPIYLDGIVGAAFSDRRTLIAAEGLSIAPGDCTILRGVDLTIRGGDRIAIVGDNGSGKTSLLRTLLGEIEPAAGRVYRAPGIQFGYLNQELLRSGVRLKSTVLDALRSVDASSETELRNLLAQFHFAGDDVFKPVGELSAGERIRLELARMAAAGANVLVLDEPTSHLDLPAIEQLESALRRYPGTIVAVSHDRAFLDRVGFDTFYETRDGRLQETSSTIWAKA from the coding sequence TTGCTGATCTCCGAGCCGTCGCTCATCTTGCTCGACGAACCAACGAACTATCTCGACCTTCCCGCCCTTGAATGGCTGGAGAGCTTTGTGCTGCGCTCGCCGGTTTCGATGCTGGTTGTTTCGCACGATCGCCGGTTCCTCGATACAACGGTAACCCGCATCCTCGAGCTCGATGATCGTACGCACACGCTTCGGTCGTTTCCGGGCAACTACAGCTTCTATGCGCATGAACGGGCCCGCGAGCGCCGGCAGCATGAGATGGCGTATCAGGATCAGCAAGACGCCATCGCCAGGACTGAGGCTGCCATCCGCAAGCTCGATCAGGCCGCAAGCGGCATCGAGCAGGAGACGATTCACTTTCACTACCGGAAGGTCGCCAAAGGCATCGCCCGTCGCGCGACCGTTCAGAAACATCGCCTGGAGCGCGACCTCGCAAGCGAGGACCATTTAGAGCGGCCCGAGAACGATAAGCCCATTTACCTGGACGGCATTGTTGGCGCCGCATTCAGCGACCGACGAACGCTGATCGCTGCAGAAGGTCTTTCGATTGCGCCTGGCGATTGCACGATCTTGCGCGGCGTCGATCTCACCATACGAGGTGGAGACCGCATTGCCATTGTTGGCGACAACGGCAGCGGAAAGACGTCCTTGCTGCGCACGCTCCTTGGGGAGATCGAGCCTGCTGCCGGGAGGGTCTATCGAGCGCCGGGAATCCAGTTCGGGTACCTGAACCAGGAACTCCTGCGCTCCGGTGTGCGATTGAAATCGACCGTGCTCGACGCGCTGCGCAGCGTCGATGCCAGCAGCGAGACCGAACTGCGAAACCTGCTGGCTCAGTTCCACTTTGCTGGTGACGATGTCTTCAAGCCGGTGGGCGAGCTAAGCGCTGGCGAGCGCATCCGGCTCGAGCTCGCGCGTATGGCAGCGGCCGGGGCGAACGTGCTGGTCCTGGACGAACCGACCAGCCATCTCGATCTTCCGGCCATCGAGCAACTCGAGTCGGCGCTTCGGCGCTATCCAGGCACGATCGTTGCCGTGTCGCATGACCGCGCATTTCTCGATCGCGTCGGCTTCGATACGTTCTACGAAACCCGGGATGGGAGATTGCAGGAGACCAGCTCGACAATCTGGGCCAAGGCGTGA